CTATTGGTCTTTGACAAGGACATACCGCAATGGCTGCATTTTGATTCAATGAAACCAAGAAGAGCAGGAACAGGGCAGTGCTTTAAAAGCATAAAAAAAATTGGTAAGAAACTTCTTACTGACCATGTATCTGATCATGTAACTATCACTCACTAATCTGTTAAAAAATACAGGTTGAAATGATCGAGCTGTGGATGAGAGCAGTAAAAGATCAAGCAGACGATATGCTGCAGCAAGGCTGCCGAATGAAATTTGACAAGAGTCAAAGCATTCACACAAAATTAAAGATGGTTGAAAGTATTTTGAGCGATGatgagataagaacaataaggTGGATAAAGGAAAATTATGACGGTGGAAGGATCCCTTTGAACCATGCCAGAATATGCCCCCAACAAGACGAAGGATCGTAAGTCTatattcaaaaattttaaatgaTAACTTTACTGTTACTAAGTTGGTCAAAATCATtaacatgaaatttttaattGACAACAGATTAGATTGCGGAGCTTTTGTAATGTATTACATGGACAGAATGGCAAAAGAGGAGAAGATGCCAAACAAAGTCACCAAAGCTCAGATTATGAAATTCAaagctcaaatattcaaaaaatttgCTGAACATAAGCAGAGCTGGAACTCAGCAAATTAAGAAGTTTAGATATTTGTTTGTTTACTTCAGAAATTCAGAAATTTGTTGTTTAGTTCAGACTATGACTTGTATGTATCTTTTTATTCAAGATTAATGCATCTTCTGAATTCATAGGACAAGTCACTGACTATGTAAATATGAAGGCCGCATATAATTAAAAGTGTCATTGTTAAATTCACTACTGCCCATTATGTAAGTgctcaagtcactggccaagtaaaaagaaaactgaATGTCATTGGCCAACTCACTAGGCAAGTTACTGTAAAactcaagtaactgaccaagtcactagGCAAGTTACTGTAAAactcaagtaactgaccaagtcactgataatgtagctgaccatgtaactgaccatgtaactaagCATGTAGCTGAATATGTAACTGgacaaaaaacattaaaactctAAGTCACTAGAGAAGTCACAACCAAAATGATATTTCTATTTCAGTttgcagcgtgccgctgcaccgcAACGGCAGCGTTCCGCTACCAATTAACAAACCAAAGTTGGTGTAGAtacttcatttttttattttcattaatatttgcagcgtgccgctgcaccgcaacaaccaaacaaattttttacagctaatttttttatttttcattaacaTTTGCAGCGTTCCGCTGCCAATAACCAAATCTATATGCAGTGATCCAACTACAAGTCATTGAACAAGAAACTGCCAAGATAACTAAAAACTAATGTCAATGGACAAGTCCATGTAAATCTAAAGAAAATGCTTATGTCACTGTACATGTAACTATTAAAAACCTGTAGGACACAGAATACTGAAGAATTTATAAAACAAGAAAGCAGATACACTGTCTCATAGTCAAAAAAAATTCCAATGAGTAAGCACTTatcatttattgaaaaaaatgaaaactcaaaacaaaatttcaaactGTATTGGAGTCACTTGCTTTGTCACTTGCCATGTCACTGTTAAAGGCATGTAAGCAGAATAGAACCTATATCAGAGCTGTACAACTCTTTCTGTTGTGACCATCACATTTTCCGCACCTACCACACTTGATCACCCTGGTTTGCTCGCTCCTTTTTCTGAACCTCTTCTTTCTAGGCCTTCCCGGTGATCTTCTAGTCAAAGGAGGCTGCAATATCACTGCATCTCTACCAAAATCATGCACTTGCTTCGAAATAGAGGGAAGAGGATTAATTGGGAAAGAATAAGTTTCTCGATATTTCTCCACCTTGTACAGCTCATTGACATACAAATACGGGGAAGAACCATGTTGTTGGATCACTACAAGGGCATGGGAACATGGGAAGCCATACAGCTGCCATTCTCCACACGAACAAAAGTGAGTTTCCAAATTTACCATGCTATTGTACTTCTGGCAGTGAACTTCATACACATAGGTATCAGACCTGCTCACTCTCCAATGCCTTCCGACTTCCAAATTCTCCTTCAGCTTCTTTTCAATCACCGGGCACAACTCAGAAAACCATTCTTGAGCATCCTGCTTCTGAGCAGCAATTGAAGCCATGGACTTCACTCTAATCCCATCATTAATATCAAGAATAGGAAGACTCTTCAAAGGCAACAcccaattattgaaagactcagCCAAGTTATTTGTCATTACACCAAATCTTTCACCGTTGAAGTAAGCCATACACCAGTTCTCCTTGGGAAGATCCTCCAGAAATTGAGCAACTATGTCGCCACCTTCACTCCTCAAGATTTCCATGTTGAACTCATACATCTCCGGTGTGCGAAAATAAGCACAACACATAAACAAGTAAGGAATCTGATCCTTAAGGTAAGAACCAGCTGGAAATTTGTAGAAAGGTTAGCCATCAGATGTCTAAAACAAAACCCATGTGGATTATTGGGAAACACCCTAGGGAAAGCACTAGCAAGCCCAACATGACGATCAGAAATGAACGTCACCCTCCTCATAGGGTGTTTTGCAAACTCTTCAGccaaaacattaagaaaaaatctCCAATTACTCTCATTTTCAGAATCCACAATAGCATAAGCAACTGGATACAAGCctgaacagaaaaacaaaatgatgtcACTGTCATGTAACTGttaatgtcactgaccatgttgCTGACATAACTGCATATTacttgacagtgacatggccagagACATGTCATTCAAATCACAGAACATTTAAGTCATTGGACATGTAACTGTCAATGAACATGTAACTGACAATGTCAGtagcaagaaaaataaaaaactagaaataATGAAGGAGATTTCAACCTTGATTGGCATCCTTTGCCGATGCAGCAATAATCTGCCCCTTGTACTTATTGGTAATGAATGTAGCATCAATGAAAAGAATAGGTctacaaaattgaaaacccttCATCCATGCACCATAGGTCACAAACATACGCTGAAACCTGTGTGTTTCTAGATGAAACTCAACCACTATCCTAGAGTCGGGGTTTGACTTCATAACAGACTCACTGAACCAAAGTAGCGGAGCATAAGACTTAGCTTCATCACCATGCAAGGCTGTTTTTGCCAACTCCGTACCATACCAAACTGTACGATAAGGAACATCCAAACCATAATCATTCTTGATCTCATCAGCTATATTATATCAATTGGCTTTTTGTTTGGATTGGCACGAATCTTATCAAGCACAATAGACTTGACAACCTTGGATCCCATCATCTTACTCTTCTGCAAACGAATCACACTATTACAAGTGTGAACATTAACCAACCTTTTAATCATAAAGAAACCATTAACCCTGCATAAATGAGCCTACACAAGCCAATTGCAGCCCTGAGAATGTTTCTTAGAACACTGAGCAATAATACGAACCTTGTCATTTCTAACAAACTCATATGAAAAACCAATTTCTATGGCATACTTACGCAGCTTATCTCTAAACTCAACAACCCCACCCTCAAACTTTTGGCCTTCAGAATGAATATAACTCTCCCAACCTTTCGTCATATAACTCTTCGGTGCCTCTGCCCTATAACACCCCAAATAATCATTCTCCTCAAGCATGGTACTAGAATCCTCACACACTGTATTACTCACCACGCTTTCACTAATAGAAGGTAAATCAGTCACAAACACTTCAACGAAATCAGAATTGTAACGAACCAATTTCCTAAAAATCATTCTCATATCAACTTCACTCTCTAGAAAACATGAACTAGAATCCGGAGGAAAAA
This portion of the Rosa chinensis cultivar Old Blush chromosome 1, RchiOBHm-V2, whole genome shotgun sequence genome encodes:
- the LOC112169214 gene encoding uncharacterized protein LOC112169214 — encoded protein: MTRLVNVHTCNSVIRLQKSKMMGSKVVKSIVLDKILWYGTELAKTALHGDEAKSYAPLLWFSESVMKSNPDSRIVVEFHLETHRFQRMFVTYGAWMKGFQFCRPILFIDATFITNKYKGQIIAASAKDANQGLYPVAYAIVDSENESNWRFFLNVLAEEFAKHPMRRVTFISDRHVGLATGSYLKDQIPYLFMCCAYFRTPEMYEFNMEILRSEGGDIVAQFLEDLPKENWCMAYFNGERFGVMTNNLAESFNNWVLPLKSLPILDINDGIRVKSMASIAAQKQDAQEWFSELCPVIEKKLKENLEVGRHWRVSRSDTYVYEVHCQKYNSMVNLETHFCSCGEWQLYGFPCSHALVVIQQHGSSPYLYVNELYKVEKYRETYSFPINPLPSISKQVHDFGRDAVILQPPLTRRSPGRPRKKRFRKRSEQTRVIKCGRCGKCDGHNRKSCTALI